One Oryza glaberrima chromosome 11, OglaRS2, whole genome shotgun sequence genomic region harbors:
- the LOC127753727 gene encoding ankyrin repeat protein SKIP35-like, which produces MPHVRSAAVKLMEEQLDSSEMDMDEPGGAAAAAADANNGAGSKDCPLPPPPPKTAKACAAAKKPRSVSSDFGEELDLEQLGAKQQQQQQERKLSRQDRVELSRSFQHAVSSHDWDGAEALVRRADAQGLNDVLCVAVDAIWFLSDKEELAAVVALIRRIVSEGANDFTRAALRTSFLASCVSACRGRTTSLADAVSFMGQKLHERLQESHGDEVLKAEASAKVHKFTEWALKCIGLHSRVRENKGRGNHGTIIEVQLQLSAFKTFLDLADNDLTGKDFTEAFDAACFPLTLFSNTFDQGWASGISAAAIQGLLELLVEGGADNVNQCFLEAARYGSTELVRILLQIARRNSLDIDVDLALGFAAHYGKLDTMGCLVEEGNAVAFLGPLMRAAERGCLQVVEWFVNLGCRDMELCLALTAATSSSQVAVAAYLLPLVPKHVLAPLSVEILKAAGERSTGSLHGVDFLLRSNFLNDPAATYAVADNIAKSADEAVDAKLRSFMLEHWSEAAFSEGFASAQEHFVNFMRIMEKGESPICLRDLPLELVIAMAYLPLYRECVESGGRLLPQKLRGQLVEAAGRLEGRQLDRASQGTELLAILEHHLPCFMIQT; this is translated from the exons ATGCCCCACGTTAGGTCCGCCGCCGTGAAGCTGATGGAGGAGCAGCTGGATTCATCGGAGATGGACATGGACgagcccggcggcgccgcggcggcggcggcggatgccaATAATGGCGCCGGGTCCAAGGACTgccccttgccgccgccgccgcccaagacCGCCAAGgcttgcgccgccgccaagaagcCGAGATCGGTGAGCTCCGACTTCGGCGAGGAGCTGGACCTGGAGCAGCTCGGtgccaagcagcagcagcagcagcaggagaggaAGCTGTCGAGGCAGGACCGCGTCGAGCTGAGCCGCTCGTTCCAGCACGCGGTGAGCTCCCACGACTGGGATGGCGCGGAGGCGCTGGTGCGGAGGGCCGACGCGCAGGGGCTCAACGACGTGCTctgcgtcgccgtcgacgccatcTGGTTCCTCAGCGACAAAGAGGAGCTCGCTGCCGTCGTGGCCCTGATCCGGAGGATCGTGTCGGAGGGCGCCAACGACTTCACCCGCGCCGCGCTCCGGACGTCGTTCCTCGCGTCGTGCGTGTCGGCGTGCAGGGGGAGAACGACCAGCCTCGCGGACGCAGTGAGCTTCATGGGGCAAAA GTTGCACGAGCGCCTTCAAGAATCCCATGGCGACGAGGTATTGAAGGCAGAAGCAAGCGCAAAGGTGCACAAGTTCACAGAGTGGGCTCTAAAGTGTATCGGGCTGCATTCGCGTGTGCGGGAGAACAAGGGCAGAGGAAACCATGGCACGATCATTGAGGTCCAACTTCAGCTGTCTGCTTTCAAGACATTTCTGGATCTTGCCGATAATGATCTTACTGGGAAGGACTTCACGGAGGCCTTTGACGCGGCATGTTTTCCTCTTACACTCTTCTCAAACACCTTTGACCAAGGTTGGGCATCAGGTATCTCGGCAGCTGCAATACAAGGACTCTTAGAGTTGTTAGTAGAGGGTGGTGCCGATAATGTGAACCAGTGCTTTCTTGAGGCTGCTCGCTATGGAAGCACTGAACTTGTGCGCATCTTACTTCAG attgCTCGAAGGAATAGCTTGGACATCGATGTGGATCTAGCCCTTGGCTTTGCTGCTCACTATGGGAAACTGGATACCATGGGGTGCTTAGTTGAGGAGGGTAATGCGGTTGCCTTTCTTGGCCCTTTAATGCGGGCAGCTGAACGGGGATGCCTTCAAGTTGTTGAATGGTTCGTCAACCTTGGTTGTCGGGATATGGAGCTTTGCTTAGCCCTTACTGCTGCAACCTCTAGTAGCCAGGTTGCAGTTGCAGCCTATCTTCTCCCTCTAGTCCCAAAGCATGTTCTTGCACCCCTCAGCGTCGAAATTCTCAAGGCTGCTGGTGAGAGGAGCACCGGTTCCCTGCATGGTGTGGACTTCCTTCTCCGCTCAAACTTCCTCAATGACCCAGCTGCCACATATGCTGTAGCAGACAACATTGCAAAATCTGCCGATGAGGCAGTGGATGCAAAGCTTAGATCTTTCATGCTCGAGCATTGGTCAGAGGCAGCTTTTTCTGAGGGATTCGCGTCTGCGCAAGAGCACTTCGTTAACTTCATGAGGATAATGGAAAAGGGTGAGTCGCCGATCTGCCTGAGGGACCTCCCACTTGAGCTGGTGATTGCCATGGCCTACCTACCACTGTACAGGGAATGCGTGGAGTCAGGTGGGCGGCTATTGCCG